In one Camelus ferus isolate YT-003-E chromosome 14, BCGSAC_Cfer_1.0, whole genome shotgun sequence genomic region, the following are encoded:
- the LOC116668693 gene encoding collagen alpha-1(I) chain-like: MTPTPSLPSVWEPREGRAGTAGGDGSGGPEARRPAGGRRGGPEGSEGQQRFPSLSPVGRRPPLPSWLREETTSSILSGPRGDLGALPPRPGKPGLGRAARPRGRRPPPAPAPRDGPARRGRGQTPLPASASQDGGGCGRPESGARLSEGLGRPAPGPPLGAAAASRPPRSTGRTEVPGLPCGGWAGPGRASSDRGATSAAGSSFVRRLHLRLGRTSPGGAGSEGPRQEASAEARASPSPSPSPSPSPSPWRGRWDCGRCGWV; the protein is encoded by the coding sequence ATGACCCCAACGCCCTCCCTGCCCAGTGTCTGGGAGCCCCGTGAGGGGCGGGCGGGCACGGCCGGCGGGGACGGGAGCGGAGGCCCGGAGGCCCGGAGGCCCGCAGGCGGGCGGCGGGGAGGGCCCGAGGGCTCCGAGGGCCAGCAGCGCTTCCCCTCACTCAGCCCCGTGGGGAGGCGTCCCCCACTCCCGTCATGGCTGCGGGAGGAGACGACGTCCTCCATTTTGTCGGGGCCGCGGGGGGACCTGGGGGCCCTTCCACCTCGTCCCGGGAAGCCCGGGCTGGGCCGCGCCGCCCGGCCGCGGGGACGGCGCCCGCCGCCGGCGCCCGCACCCCGGGACGGGCCGGCGCGACGGGGCCGGGGCCAGACGCCGCTCCCCGCCTCCGCCAGCCAAGATGGAGGCGGCTGCGGGCGCCCCGAGTCGGGCGCCCGCCTGTCGGAAGGGCTGGGCCGCCCCGCGCCGGGTCCGCCCCTCGGCGCGGCCGCCGCCTCCCGGCCTCCCCGGTCCACTGGGCGGACGGAGGTCCCGGGCCTGCCCTGCGGCGGGTGGGCCGGGCCAGGCCGGGCGAGCTCCGACCGCGGAGCCACCTCGGCCGCGGGCTCCTCTTTTGTTCGCCGTCTACACCTACGTCTCGGGCGCACGTCCCCCGGCGGTGCGGGGTCCGAGGGTCCACGTCAGGAGGCGAGCGCGGAGGCCCGGGCCTCGCCTTCGCCCTCGCCTTCGCCCTCGCCTTCGCCCTCGCCCTGGCGGGGTCGGTGGGACTGCGGCCGGTGCGGTTGGGTTTAG
- the ZMYM5 gene encoding zinc finger MYM-type protein 5 isoform X5, giving the protein MDKCSVGGLDLTEQTPVLLGSKAMTASLMDIGNSFGDPASPLINRSRNSSVEDDDDVVFIESIQPPSTSAPVIGVQRNFTFASSRNEKLQGNYSIILPSSRDLASQKGSLSETIVIDDEEDMETNGREKRNSSSFIEWGLPRAKNRTKDLDFSTSSLSRSKTKTAVGPFNPGRVNVAGDEFQNGEFATHHSPDDGNKLKKFISIRKQKKECC; this is encoded by the exons ATGGATAAATGTTCAGTGGGAGGATTAGACTTGACTGAACAGACTCCTGTTTTATTAGGGAGTAAAGCCATGACAGCTAGTCTCATGGACATAGGAAACTCATTTGGTGACCCAGCTAGCCCTTTAATTAATAGATCTAGAAACTCATCAGTGGAAGATGACGATGATGTTGTATTTATTGAATCTATACAGCCTCCTTCAACTTCTGCTCCAGTAATAGGTGTTCAAAGAAATTTTACATTTGCTTCATCAAGAAATGAAAAGCTACAAGGAAATTACTCCATAATTCTTCCCTCCTCAAGAGATCTGGCTTCTCAGAAGGGAAGTCTAAGCGAGACAATTGTCATTGATGATGAAGAGGACATGGAaacaaatggaagagaaaagagaaattcttcCAGTTTTATCGAATGGGGACTTCCCAGAGctaaaaacagaaccaaagaTTTGGATTTCTCCACCTCGAGTCTTTCAAGAAGTAAG ACCAAGACTGCAGTAGGACCTTTTAATCCTGGTAGAGTGAATGTGGCAGGAGATGAATTTCAGAATGGAGAATTTGCGACTCATCATAGTCCTG